In Coleofasciculaceae cyanobacterium, the following are encoded in one genomic region:
- a CDS encoding NUDIX domain-containing protein — translation MNNHQTQQLISVAMAIIYQDGKYLMQLRDDIATIVYPGVWAFFGGHLEAGEEPETALRRELIEEINYPAKQLTKFCCNKAGNYVRHLFSCPLTIPFNELQLQEGWDLKLLTLAEIKQGYAYSTRARANKALGNIHRQIMLDFITFTEQS, via the coding sequence ATGAACAATCATCAAACTCAACAATTAATCTCTGTAGCTATGGCAATTATTTATCAAGATGGTAAGTATTTAATGCAGTTGCGCGATGATATTGCAACAATTGTTTATCCTGGGGTTTGGGCTTTCTTTGGTGGTCATTTAGAAGCTGGGGAAGAACCAGAAACAGCATTAAGAAGAGAATTAATTGAAGAGATTAACTATCCAGCTAAGCAGTTAACCAAGTTTTGCTGTAATAAGGCTGGTAATTATGTCCGACACTTATTTTCTTGTCCTTTGACAATACCTTTTAACGAATTACAGCTTCAGGAGGGATGGGATTTGAAATTACTGACTCTAGCTGAAATTAAGCAAGGATATGCTTATTCTACCAGAGCTAGAGCCAATAAAGCTCTAGGGAATATTCATCGTCAAATTATGCTCGACTTTATTACCTTTACAGAGCAAAGTTAA
- the ctpB gene encoding carboxyl-terminal processing protease CtpB: MNYSSKRFGLIFKLINSKSYRLGTTKLFAAAAVSSLLLSQSSSPAKAALEDSPKNVIDEVWQIINSEFVDRGFNHVDWKLKRQELLKGEYSDRTAAYKTIRKSLEGLGDPYTRFLAPEEYEDLTSQTSGELSGIGIRLGVDEKNSQLTIVEPIPNSPASKAGLAAGDHIVSIDGKPTKSMSLEQASAKIKGEIGTKVKLKIAREAKPDFEVAIAREQIELPSVSYNLNQEQDSKVGYIKLDEFSSHAAEQMQKAITDLSKKEASGFILDLRGNPGGLLFSSVEIARMWMEKGAIVSTIDRKGGNEKFSANGKALTDLPLVVLVDGYSASASEILAGALKENHRAKVVGSRTYGKGTVQSVHSLSDGSGLAVTIARYYPPSGIDINKKGIAPDIKVDLTREDQTNLSINPNLIGTNADPQYARAVNILKNESISSDRTSSESLTNRQFTPNKLKID, encoded by the coding sequence ATGAACTATTCCTCCAAACGTTTTGGTTTAATTTTCAAATTAATCAACTCAAAAAGCTATCGTTTAGGAACAACAAAACTATTTGCTGCTGCTGCTGTTAGTTCGCTGCTTTTATCTCAAAGTAGTTCTCCAGCCAAGGCAGCATTAGAAGATAGCCCCAAAAACGTTATTGATGAAGTATGGCAAATCATTAATAGCGAGTTTGTTGATCGCGGATTTAATCATGTTGACTGGAAGCTAAAGCGACAAGAATTATTAAAGGGAGAGTATAGCGATCGCACCGCTGCCTACAAGACGATTCGCAAGTCTCTTGAGGGTTTGGGCGATCCCTATACCAGATTTCTAGCTCCAGAAGAATATGAAGATCTTACTAGTCAAACTTCAGGAGAGCTTTCAGGAATTGGTATTCGTCTAGGAGTCGATGAAAAAAACAGCCAGCTAACGATAGTAGAGCCGATCCCCAATTCTCCTGCCAGCAAAGCTGGATTGGCAGCAGGAGATCATATTGTCAGCATAGACGGTAAGCCTACTAAGTCGATGAGCTTGGAACAAGCCTCGGCAAAAATCAAAGGAGAAATCGGTACAAAAGTTAAGTTAAAAATTGCTCGTGAAGCCAAGCCAGATTTTGAAGTTGCGATCGCCAGAGAGCAGATTGAACTTCCTTCGGTGAGCTACAACCTTAACCAAGAGCAGGATTCCAAGGTAGGCTACATCAAGCTTGATGAATTTAGCTCCCATGCTGCCGAACAGATGCAGAAAGCCATTACCGACTTAAGCAAGAAGGAAGCTTCTGGCTTTATTTTAGACCTGCGGGGCAATCCAGGGGGTCTACTTTTCTCTAGTGTCGAGATTGCTCGGATGTGGATGGAAAAAGGCGCGATCGTGTCAACTATCGATCGCAAAGGTGGTAACGAAAAATTTTCCGCCAACGGTAAGGCATTAACCGATTTACCTCTAGTAGTTTTAGTAGATGGCTATTCTGCCAGTGCTAGTGAAATTTTAGCGGGAGCTTTAAAAGAAAATCATCGAGCCAAAGTAGTCGGCAGCCGTACTTATGGCAAAGGAACAGTACAATCAGTCCATTCCCTTTCTGATGGCTCTGGTTTAGCAGTTACTATTGCGCGCTACTATCCGCCCAGCGGTATTGATATCAATAAAAAAGGCATTGCTCCAGATATTAAAGTCGATCTTACCCGTGAAGATCAAACTAATCTCAGCATAAATCCCAACTTGATCGGCACTAATGCAGATCCTCAATACGCCAGAGCCGTTAACATCTTAAAAAACGAGTCGATTAGTAGCGATCGCACTTCTTCCGAGTCTCTAACCAATAGGCAGTTTACCCCTAATAAGCTCAAGATCGACTAA
- the rpmF gene encoding 50S ribosomal protein L32 gives MAVPKKKTSKSKRDSRKATWKHKASVEAQKALSLGKSVLSGRSNSFVYPQDDEEDNEE, from the coding sequence ATGGCGGTACCAAAGAAGAAAACTTCTAAGTCAAAGCGTGATAGTCGCAAGGCTACCTGGAAACATAAAGCATCAGTAGAAGCACAAAAAGCCTTGTCTTTAGGCAAATCAGTATTATCTGGACGTTCTAACAGTTTTGTCTATCCTCAAGATGATGAGGAAGATAACGAAGAATAA
- a CDS encoding sulfite oxidase-like oxidoreductase, whose product MPRKFFEKPEPSQSDRVPPGQYLAKGFPILSYGETPQVSTDDWLFKVWGLVEDKSFDWSDFMNLPQQDFTADFHCVTRWSKLDVTWTGVKVTDFLDAINLDPKATHILQHCYGGYTTNLSLEDFVRPENFFAHTLNGQPLPADHGGPMRLVVPHLYAWKSAKWINGIEFLDQDREGFWERNGYHMRGEPWAEERYAGR is encoded by the coding sequence ATGCCCAGAAAATTTTTTGAGAAACCCGAACCCTCCCAAAGCGATCGCGTTCCTCCTGGTCAATATTTAGCCAAAGGATTTCCTATCCTGTCCTATGGTGAAACCCCACAGGTTAGTACCGATGATTGGCTGTTTAAAGTATGGGGTTTGGTAGAAGATAAATCTTTTGACTGGTCAGATTTTATGAACTTACCCCAGCAAGATTTTACTGCCGATTTTCACTGTGTTACTCGTTGGTCAAAGTTAGATGTGACCTGGACAGGAGTAAAGGTTACTGATTTTCTCGATGCGATTAATCTCGACCCCAAAGCAACTCATATTCTGCAACACTGCTACGGTGGCTATACGACTAATCTATCTTTAGAAGATTTTGTTCGACCAGAAAACTTTTTTGCCCATACTCTCAACGGTCAACCTTTACCCGCCGATCATGGTGGACCGATGCGGTTGGTAGTGCCTCATCTTTATGCTTGGAAAAGTGCCAAGTGGATTAACGGTATTGAATTTTTAGACCAGGATCGAGAGGGTTTTTGGGAACGTAACGGCTATCATATGCGGGGAGAACCTTGGGCAGAAGAACGCTATGCGGGACGTTAG
- a CDS encoding TlyA family RNA methyltransferase, translating into MAKQRLDKLLVNLELCDSRALAQRLIRAGKVKVNQEIIDKPGTEVKTTAEIEVKEQPPYVSRGGKKLIKALQKFEIKVSDRICLDGGISTGGFTDCLLQSGAKLVYGVDVGYGQVAWSIRTCDRVILKERTNIRHLTPHELYKDRQMADLGVMDLSFISLTKVLEPLWNLLASPKEVVLLVKPQFEVGRERIGKKGVVRNLEDRASAILQVWQAAQILGWQYQGLTTSPITGPAGNIEYLLWLSAAESALSPLDLTKIKEIITESQSQ; encoded by the coding sequence TTGGCAAAACAGCGGTTAGATAAATTATTAGTAAATCTGGAACTTTGTGATTCTAGGGCTTTGGCGCAGCGTTTAATTAGGGCGGGAAAAGTCAAGGTCAATCAAGAAATTATCGACAAGCCTGGTACAGAGGTCAAAACTACGGCTGAGATTGAGGTTAAGGAACAACCGCCTTATGTGTCCCGTGGGGGAAAAAAATTAATTAAAGCTTTACAAAAGTTTGAGATTAAGGTGAGCGATCGCATTTGTTTAGATGGTGGCATTTCTACGGGAGGATTTACTGATTGTTTGCTACAGTCAGGAGCAAAGCTAGTTTATGGCGTGGATGTGGGTTATGGACAAGTAGCTTGGAGTATTCGCACTTGCGATCGCGTAATCCTCAAAGAAAGAACCAACATTCGTCATTTGACTCCCCATGAGCTATATAAAGATCGGCAAATGGCAGACTTGGGAGTGATGGATCTGTCTTTTATTTCTTTAACTAAGGTACTTGAACCTCTGTGGAACTTATTAGCTTCACCCAAAGAAGTAGTATTACTAGTCAAACCGCAGTTTGAAGTAGGGCGAGAACGAATTGGCAAAAAAGGCGTGGTGCGTAACCTAGAAGATCGAGCTTCGGCAATTTTACAGGTATGGCAAGCAGCTCAAATACTAGGTTGGCAATATCAGGGTTTAACTACTTCCCCGATTACAGGTCCTGCGGGTAATATAGAGTATTTATTGTGGTTAAGTGCAGCAGAATCTGCTCTATCTCCTTTAGATCTGACAAAAATCAAGGAAATAATCACCGAATCTCAATCTCAATAA
- a CDS encoding TrkA family potassium uptake protein: MYVLIGGAGLVGLSLAQKLVELGHTVAVIDIDPTACRYAREQVGAMAFEGSAVSTEVLLEAGIRKANALAAVLRSDALNLAMVTLAKHYGVPHILTRMRHSDFVEPLRLVGANHIISTVDLAVSTMVNAIEYPQVESMMHFEQGQIEVLKLSIPKNCYVVGRSLAEIAQDSRFPNGSLIIGYQPHPHEYLTIPNGSTVLEPNSTVLIVTKPGSLHQVIDFIEGCK; the protein is encoded by the coding sequence ATGTACGTGCTAATTGGTGGAGCAGGATTAGTAGGGCTTTCTTTGGCTCAAAAATTGGTAGAACTAGGTCATACTGTTGCCGTTATTGACATTGACCCGACCGCTTGCCGATATGCCCGTGAACAAGTGGGAGCGATGGCTTTTGAAGGAAGTGCAGTCAGTACAGAAGTGTTGTTAGAAGCTGGAATTCGTAAAGCTAACGCTTTGGCAGCTGTTTTGAGAAGCGATGCTTTGAACTTAGCAATGGTAACTCTTGCTAAACACTACGGTGTTCCCCATATTCTGACTCGGATGCGCCACTCTGATTTTGTTGAACCGCTGCGTTTGGTAGGAGCAAATCACATCATTAGTACTGTGGATCTAGCAGTTTCAACCATGGTGAATGCCATTGAGTACCCTCAAGTAGAATCGATGATGCATTTCGAGCAAGGGCAAATTGAGGTGTTGAAACTTTCCATTCCCAAAAATTGCTATGTTGTTGGTCGTAGCCTTGCCGAAATTGCTCAGGATTCGCGTTTTCCTAATGGCTCTTTAATTATTGGTTATCAACCCCATCCCCACGAATATTTAACGATTCCTAACGGTAGCACCGTACTCGAACCTAACTCAACTGTGCTAATTGTGACAAAACCTGGGTCATTGCATCAAGTGATTGATTTTATTGAAGGCTGCAAATAA
- a CDS encoding DUF3124 domain-containing protein — protein MGQTIYVPVYSHIYHDDRQRILDLAATLSIRNTDLTNSIIVTSVRYYDSNGKLIKQYLEQPVQLEALASYDFFVNRTDTNGGLGANFIVEWVAQTEVYEPIVEAVMIATEFQQGVSFVSPGKVIKSQNSYKGLLPKQGS, from the coding sequence ATGGGTCAAACTATCTATGTACCTGTCTATTCCCATATTTATCATGATGATCGACAAAGGATTTTAGATTTAGCAGCTACACTCAGTATTCGTAATACAGATTTGACCAACTCTATTATCGTTACTTCTGTACGCTACTATGACTCAAACGGTAAATTAATCAAGCAGTATTTGGAGCAGCCTGTTCAACTTGAGGCGCTAGCTTCTTATGATTTTTTTGTAAATAGAACTGATACCAATGGAGGTTTAGGAGCAAATTTTATTGTGGAGTGGGTAGCCCAAACAGAAGTTTATGAACCGATAGTAGAGGCAGTTATGATTGCTACCGAATTTCAGCAAGGAGTTTCTTTTGTTAGTCCTGGTAAGGTAATTAAAAGTCAAAATAGCTACAAAGGCTTATTGCCGAAACAAGGGTCTTGA